In Salvelinus sp. IW2-2015 linkage group LG23, ASM291031v2, whole genome shotgun sequence, a genomic segment contains:
- the brd8a gene encoding bromodomain-containing protein 8 isoform X5 produces MASGVGKHKLLAMGPTEPWSVREKLCLATSVMKSGDQNWVSVSRAIKPFAEPGRPPDWFSQKHCASQYSELLETTETPKRKRGEKGEVVETVEDVIVRRLTAERIEELKRLIKDTQEKHRKLKKEAELIQAGHLDSKLEELSGEIVQKKKQEEEEADVKRKAIDTAYLARQAVKNTPKRVPSVTVRSPPGCGSPSLEFCQGDTPQSTPEDPSTSVTAPEAAGFMHLTEACGLVGAESGLGTLLDDSPQKKLLGQKATPPPSPLLSELLKKGSFIPTSPRLVGDGDLPGNMTIAHDLQLTGSILPGCLATGAPTLSRLLEAGPQFSAPLGSLASSTDSSSALLAAAAPPTMDSPASLHTGRDEVEASQPGPGEGTEEGLVTVPYMGDELDLETVGDIIAIIEDKGDENAEALDAAAVEAALSLCEETGHALSGPPWEPGPFKPPESNPAAPTRAPQASSYSSSXHGSLEVKRESLEIRGGASACDSQDICTSGYTHPLGISGLPPSCSSMMLEHSQPIGARLQHGVMGGADGEGSPVSPHATIKCESEEWTQQGADTPHADSEGGPMTRGHSKEEEEGVSDGEERSASETKEGLDGGDEEAYLSEAEGETELEPPASESEDSYSLHTASSSLQLHTTADSIPSSPASSQFSMCSEDQEAMQAQKIWRKAIMLVWRAAANHRMGAPGGAVVP; encoded by the exons ATGGCGAGCGGGGTTGGAA AACACAAGTTGCTTGCCATGGGGCCAACGGAGCCATGGTCGGTGAGGGAGAAGCTGTGCTTGGCCACCTCTGTCATGAAGAGTGGGGACCAGAACTG GGTGTCTGTCAGTCGAGCCATCAAACCATTTGCAGAGCCAGGACGACCCCCTGACTGGTTCTCACAAAAG CACTGTGCCTCCCAGTACTCAGAACTCCTGGAGACGACAGAGACCCCAAA ACGGAAGCGTGGCGAGAAAGGTGAGGTGGTGGAGACGGTGGAGGACGTGATCGTCCGCAGGCTCACGGCAGAGAGGATTGAGGAGCTGAAGCGCTTGATCAAAGACACACAGGAGAARCACAG gaagctgaagaaaGAGGCAGAGCTGATCCAAGCCGGACACCTGGACTCCAAACTTGAGGAGCTATCGGGAGAGATTGTGCA GAAGAagaaacaggaagaggaggaggcagaYGTGAAAAGAAAGGCCATAGATACAGCCTATCTAG CCAGACAGGCGGTGAAGAACACCCCTAAAAGAGTGCCCAGTGTGACCGTGCGCTCTCCCCCGGGGTGCGGCTCGCCAAGCCTCGAGTTCTGCCAAGGGGACACACCCCAGAGCACACCCGAGGACCCCAGCACCTCAGTGACT GCCCCAGAAGCAGCAGGGTTCATGCACCTGACTGAGGCCTGTGGGCTGGTTGGTGCAGAGTCAGGCCTGGGCACTCTTCTGGATGACTCCCCACAAAAGAAGCTCTTGGGCCAGAAAGCCACGCCAccaccatcccctctcctctctgagctACTGAAGAAAGGCAGTTTCATACCCACGAGCCCCAGACTG GTTGGAGATGGTGACCTGCCTGGTAATATGACAATAGCACATGACCTACAGCTCACAGGCTCCATTCTCCCTGGCTGTCTagcaacag GTGCCCCTACACTCTCTCGTCTGCTGGAGGCTGGGCCTCAGTTCTCAGCTCCGCTGGGCTCCTTGGCCAGCAGCACAGACTCCTCCAGTGCCCTTCTCGCTGCTGCTGCACCCCCCACTATGGACTCCCCCGCCTCACTACACACAG gCAGGGATGAGGTGGAGGCCTCCCAGCCTGGCCCAGGGGAGGGGACAGAAGAGGGCCTAGTGACGGTGCCCTACATGGGAGATGAATTGGACCTGGAGACAGTTGGGGACATCATCGCCATCATTGAGGATAAG GGTGATGAGAATGCAGAGGCTCTGGATGCGGCTGCAGTGGAGGCCGCTCTGTCCCTGTGTGAGGAGACTGGCCACGCCCTGTCTGGCCCCCCCTGGGAGCCCGGGCCCTTCAAGCCCCCTGAGTCTAACCCTGCCGCCCCCACACGGGCCCCACAagcctcctcctactcctcctcccKCCACGGCAGTCTGGAGGTGAAGAGGGAGAGCCTGGAGATACGGGGTGGGGCCTCTGCATGTGACAGCCAGGACATCTGTACCTCAGGGTACACACACCCCCTAGGCATCAGTGGCCTTCCTCCCTCCTGCTCGTCTATGATGCTGGAGCACAGCCAGCCTATTGGCGCTCGTCTGCAGCATGGGGTCATGGGCGGGGCCGATGGGGAGGGAAGCCCTGTCTCTCCCCATGCCACCATCAAGTGTGAGAGTGAAGAGTGGACGCAGCAAGGAGCTGACACACCACACGCAG ACTCTGAGGGTGGCCCCATGACAAGAGGACACTCCAAG gaggaagaggagggggtgagcgacggagaggagaggagtgcctCAGAGACTAAAGAGGGCCTGGATGGGGGCGATGAGGAGGCCTACCTGTCTGAGGCAGAAGGGGAGACGGAGCTGGAGCCCCCAGCCAGTGAGAGTGAGGACAGCTATAGTCTGCACacagcctcctcctctctgcagctGCACACCACCGCAGACTCTATCCCCAGCAGCCCTGCCTCCTCCCAGTT TTCGATGTGCAGTGAGGACCAGGAGGCCATGCAGGCTCAGAAGATCTGGAGGAAAGCCATCATGCTGGTATGGCGAGCAGCCGCCAATCACAG GATGGGGGCACCAGGGGGCGCCGTTGTGCCATAG